Proteins co-encoded in one Papaver somniferum cultivar HN1 chromosome 5, ASM357369v1, whole genome shotgun sequence genomic window:
- the LOC113281863 gene encoding ACT domain-containing protein ACR4-like isoform X3, which yields MDADLSSSWDMDDEYEKLIKRMNPPSVVMDNEACKNATVIRVDSANKHGILLDVVQVLTDLNLIITKAYISSDGGWFMDVFNVTDQDGNKLQDEGILDYIRKSLGADSDFIPTRNRSVGVESVTDHTAIELTGNDRPGLLSEVSAVLTDLKCNVVSAEVWTHNTRAAAVVRVTDESSGSAITDPHRLLRIKQLLCNVLRGNNKIREAKTVISNVEINTDRRLHQMMFADRDYERADDYIQKRPSVTVVNWCDKDYSVVTIRCKDRPKLLFDTVCTLTDMKYVVFHANVDAEQPEAYQKQKGKG from the exons ATGG ATGCTGATTTGAGTTCTTCTTGGGATATGGATGATGAATATGAGAAATTAATTAAGAGAATGAATCCACCCAG TGTTGTAATGGATAATGAAGCTTGCAAGAACGCGACCGTTATTCGG GTGGATAGTGCAAACAAACATGGAATACTTCTGGATGTTGTTCAAGTTCTTACTGATCTTAACCTTATCATAACGAAAGCTTATATCTCTTCTGATGGAGGATGGTTTATGGATG TTTTTAATGTAACTGATCAAGATGGGAACAAGCTTCAAGATGAAGGAATACTTGATTATATTCGTAAG TCTCTTGGAGCTGATTCGGATTTTATACCAACGCGTAATAGATCGGTTGGAGTTGAATCCGTAACTGACCACACTGCAATCGAGTTGACGGGGAATGATCGGCCGGGGCTACTATCCGAAGTCAGTGCAGTACTCACTGACCTGAAATGTAATGTTGTGAGTGCTGAAGTCTGGACTCATAACACAAGAGCTGCAGCTGTTGTGCGCGTAACTGATGAGTCGAGCGGGTCTGCCATAACCGATCCGCACAGACTCTTGAGGATCAAACAACTTTTATGTAATGTGCTTAGGGGAAATAATAAAATCCGGGAAGCGAAAACTGTGATTTCTAATGTGGAAATCAACACTGATAGAAGACTTCACCAGATGATGTTTGCTGATAGGGATTATGAACGAGCGGATGATTATATACAAAAGAGGCCTAGTGTTACGGTTGTGAATTGGTGCGATAAAGACTACTCTGTGGTTACCATAAGGTGCAAGGATAGGCCTAAGCTTCTTTTCGATACGGTTTGCACTTTGACTGATATGAAATATGTAGTTTTTCATGCTAATGTTGATGCTGAGCAGCCAGAAGCTTATCAG AAGCAGAAAGGCAAAGGCTGA
- the LOC113281864 gene encoding ankyrin repeat and SAM domain-containing protein 3-like, giving the protein MLLLGMNSKRQRRPNVRLNEIGDVSAAVSSFTSSHRPNQNLEENYPGQSFYDPIYGYPIPSSEFMEMDHGPAQNDTQQNRENWNPNSSKSPFDFTCSDEGYMSKPKLDFGVVTKRGRVMKRRGRSTRVYSGLAGGAWSSRLSPAAKSNSFDGSKLDVYFDDGYTNRFDDSMDRHTSKTDKEEAWEDYLVDPAVSESRGGDDSDETLSRDAYENPETENPETVDAEDDPYTDPESGCGNGNSNIGFPVRVINSVSDWLEGLGFSKYVDIFEMHEVDEDALPLLTLEDLKEMGVDAVGPRRKLYNAIRLLREEDSD; this is encoded by the coding sequence ATGTTGTTGTTAGGTATGAATTCAAAGAGACAGAGACGCCCAAATGTTAGGTTAAATGAGATAGGAGATGTTTCAGCTGCTGTATCTAGTTTTACTTCTTCTCATAGACCTAACCAAAATTTGGAGGAAAACTACCCTGGGCAGTCATTTTATGATCCAATTTATGGATATCCAATCCCAAGTTCTGAATTCATGGAAATGGATCATGGTCCAGCTCAGAATGATACTCAGCAGAATAGAGAGAATTGGAATCCTAATTCATCGAAATCACCTTTCGATTTTACATGTTCAGATGAGGGATATATGAGTAAACCCAAGTTGGATTTTGGTGTTGTTACTAAGAGGGGTAGAGTAATGAAGCGCCGAGGTAGAAGTACCAGAGTGTATAGTGGACTTGCTGGTGGAGCTTGGAGTTCTAGGTTAAGTCCTGCTGCGAAAAGCAACAGCTTTGATGGGTCGAAATTGGATGTGTACTTTGATGATGGTTATACCAACAGGTTTGATGATTCTATGGATCGTCATACTTCAAAAACAGATAAAGAAGAAGCTTGGGAAGATTATTTAGTTGATCCTGCTGTTTCTGAATCGCGAGGTGGAGATGATTCTGATGAGACATTGTCAAGGGATGCTTATGAAAACCCTGAAACCGAAAACCCTGAAACTGTGGATGCTGAGGATGATCCATATACTGATCCTGAATCTGGTTGTGGTAATGGCAACAGCAATATTGGATTTCCTGTTAGAGTAATAAACAGTGTTAGTGACTGGCTGGAAGGTCTTGGGTTTAGTAAATATGTCGATATATTCGAAATGCATGAGGTCGATGAAGATGCCTTGCCGCTACTTACTTTGGAGGATCTTAAAGAGATGGGTGTTGATGCTGTTGGGCCTCGTCGCAAATTATATAATGCAATTCGACTTCTCAGGGAGGAAGATTCTGATTGA
- the LOC113279158 gene encoding UDP-glycosyltransferase 89B2-like produces MSSSSSSSSAHILIFPYPAQGHMIPILDFAHQLSLHNLTITVLVTPKNLPILEPLLSKNPSIKPLELPFPGNLKIPKGIENAKDLSPALIPDMMITMSKLYDPLLKWFKPQTSPPVAIISDFFLGWTQNLACELNIPRIVFSTTCAMALSIIDLLQTGVLHSTNDDPISIHQIPNSPTFPRWHIPSLRDSFSDRNEDSVTNRKNLLANVRSWGVVFNSFTELETVYLDFMKKRTDGLGYKRVWAVGPLFPNVDPTAKDKDRGGPSSVSPGKILSWLDKCPKNSVVFVCFGSQAALPNKQMEALAAGLECSKVRFLWCVKEPTEGLAKGAYSALPAGFEERTAGRGMVIRGGWVPQLLILRHPSVGSFMTHCGWNSTLEGLTSGVVLLAWPMMAEQFLNANLIVDQLKVAIRVCEGNELVPDSVKLGELVAESFSERWRVRAQKLYKAANAAAQQGGTSFKDLQSLVKDLRGLNK; encoded by the coding sequence ATGTCGAGTTCTTCATCTTCCAGTTCTGCACATATCTTGATCTTCCCATACCCTGCACAGGGCCACATGATTCCAATTCTAGATTTTGCTCATCAGCTTTCTCTGCATAATCTAACCATCACCGTACTCGTAACACCAAAAAACCTCCCAATTCTCGAACCTTTACTCTCCAAAAACCCTTCTATCAAACCACTAGAATTACCTTTCCCAGGAAATCTCAAAATACCTAAAGGTATTGAAAATGCAAAAGACCTATCACCCGCTCTAATTCCAGATATGATGATCACCATGAGCAAACTATATGATCCTTTACTCAAGTGGTTCAAACCTCAGACTTCACCACCTGTTGCAATCATATCAGATTTTTTCTTAGGTTGGACACAGAATCTCGCTTGTGAGCTCAACATACCTCGTATTGTTTTCTCTACTACTTGTGCCATGGCGCTTTCAATTATTGATCTGTTGCAAACCGGCGTGCTCCACAGCACAAATGATGATCCAATTTCTATCCATCAAATTCCAAATTCCCCAACTTTCCCTCGGTGGCATATCCCTAGCTTGAGAGATTCTTTTTCTGATAGAAATGAAGATTCTGTTActaacagaaaaaatttgcttGCAAATGTTCGTAGTTGGGGAGTTGTGTTTAACTCGTTTACCGAGTTGGAAACGGTGTACTTGGATTTCATGAAGAAGAGAACTGACGGGTTGGGTTATAAGCGAGTCTGGGCCGTGGGACCGCTTTTTCCTAATGTCGATCCCACCGCCAAGGACAAGGACAGAGGCGGGCCTAGTTCAGTATCACCTGGAAAAATCCTCTCATGGCTAGATAAATGTCCGAAGAATTCAGTGGTCTTTGTTTGTTTTGGCAGTCAAGCTGCACTCCCAAATAAGCAAATGGAAGCGCTGGCAGCTGGGTTGGAATGCAGCAAAGTTCGTTTTCTATGGTGCGTTAAAGAGCCTACAGAAGGACTTGCTAAAGGTGCATACAGTGCTCTTCCTGCAGGATTTGAAGAGCGCACAGCTGGTAGAGGAATGGTGATTAGAGGAGGATGGGTTCCGCAATTGTTAATTCTAAGACACCCATCTGTTGGATCATTCATGACTCATTGCGGGTGGAACTCGACACTAGAAGGACTCACCTCGGGAGTTGTCTTGTTAGCTTGGCCGATGATGGCTGAACAGTTCCTTAATGCAAATCtcattgtggatcaattgaaagtTGCTATCAGGGTTTGTGAAGGGAATGAATTGGTTCCTGACTCAGTTAAGTTAGGAGAGTTGGTCGCTGAGTCATTCAGCGAGCGTTGGAGAGTTAGAGCTCAGAAGCTATATAAGGCTGCAAATGCAGCGGCTCAACAAGGAGGAACGTCATTCAAGGACTTGCAAAGTCTGGTTAAAGATTTGCGCGGGCTTAACAAATAA
- the LOC113281863 gene encoding ACT domain-containing protein ACR4-like isoform X2: MDDEYEKLIKRMNPPSVVMDNEACKNATVIRVDSANKHGILLDVVQVLTDLNLIITKAYISSDGGWFMDVFNVTDQDGNKLQDEGILDYIRKSLGADSDFIPTRNRSVGVESVTDHTAIELTGNDRPGLLSEVSAVLTDLKCNVVSAEVWTHNTRAAAVVRVTDESSGSAITDPHRLLRIKQLLCNVLRGNNKIREAKTVISNVEINTDRRLHQMMFADRDYERADDYIQKRPSVTVVNWCDKDYSVVTIRCKDRPKLLFDTVCTLTDMKYVVFHANVDAEQPEAYQEYCIRQLDGFPVNSEAERQRLIQCLEAAIERRVSDGLKLELCTTDRVGLLSNVTRIFRENSLSVTRAEVATKAGKAINTFYVRDSSGNPVDAKIIDYIRQVIGQTILQVKGSSEYSNSPAQESPTRFLFGGLFKSRSFVNFGIVRQ, translated from the exons ATGGATGATGAATATGAGAAATTAATTAAGAGAATGAATCCACCCAG TGTTGTAATGGATAATGAAGCTTGCAAGAACGCGACCGTTATTCGG GTGGATAGTGCAAACAAACATGGAATACTTCTGGATGTTGTTCAAGTTCTTACTGATCTTAACCTTATCATAACGAAAGCTTATATCTCTTCTGATGGAGGATGGTTTATGGATG TTTTTAATGTAACTGATCAAGATGGGAACAAGCTTCAAGATGAAGGAATACTTGATTATATTCGTAAG TCTCTTGGAGCTGATTCGGATTTTATACCAACGCGTAATAGATCGGTTGGAGTTGAATCCGTAACTGACCACACTGCAATCGAGTTGACGGGGAATGATCGGCCGGGGCTACTATCCGAAGTCAGTGCAGTACTCACTGACCTGAAATGTAATGTTGTGAGTGCTGAAGTCTGGACTCATAACACAAGAGCTGCAGCTGTTGTGCGCGTAACTGATGAGTCGAGCGGGTCTGCCATAACCGATCCGCACAGACTCTTGAGGATCAAACAACTTTTATGTAATGTGCTTAGGGGAAATAATAAAATCCGGGAAGCGAAAACTGTGATTTCTAATGTGGAAATCAACACTGATAGAAGACTTCACCAGATGATGTTTGCTGATAGGGATTATGAACGAGCGGATGATTATATACAAAAGAGGCCTAGTGTTACGGTTGTGAATTGGTGCGATAAAGACTACTCTGTGGTTACCATAAGGTGCAAGGATAGGCCTAAGCTTCTTTTCGATACGGTTTGCACTTTGACTGATATGAAATATGTAGTTTTTCATGCTAATGTTGATGCTGAGCAGCCAGAAGCTTATCAG GAATACTGCATCAGGCAGTTGGATGGTTTTCCTGTTAATTCAGAAGCAGAAAGGCAAAGGCTGATTCAGTGTTTAGAAGCAGCAATAGAGAGAAGAGTATCTGAT GGATTGAAGCTAGAGCTGTGTACAACTGATAGGGTTGGGTTGCTATCTAATGTCACCCGAATCTTCAGAGAGAACAGCTTATCTGTAACAAGAGCGGAAGTGGCTACCAAAGCAGGCAAAGCCATCAACACTTTTTATGTCCGAGATTCATCTGGAAATCCTGTTGATGCCAAGATAATTGATTACATTAGGCAAGTGATTGGTCAGACAATTCTGCAAGTGAAAGGCAGCTCTGAGTATTCCAATTCTCCTGCACAAGAGTCTCCTACCCGGTTTCTCTTTGGCGGTCTCTTCAAGTCAAGGTCCTTCGTTAATTTTGGAATAGTTAGACAGTGA
- the LOC113281863 gene encoding ACT domain-containing protein ACR4-like isoform X1, producing the protein MDADLSSSWDMDDEYEKLIKRMNPPSVVMDNEACKNATVIRVDSANKHGILLDVVQVLTDLNLIITKAYISSDGGWFMDVFNVTDQDGNKLQDEGILDYIRKSLGADSDFIPTRNRSVGVESVTDHTAIELTGNDRPGLLSEVSAVLTDLKCNVVSAEVWTHNTRAAAVVRVTDESSGSAITDPHRLLRIKQLLCNVLRGNNKIREAKTVISNVEINTDRRLHQMMFADRDYERADDYIQKRPSVTVVNWCDKDYSVVTIRCKDRPKLLFDTVCTLTDMKYVVFHANVDAEQPEAYQEYCIRQLDGFPVNSEAERQRLIQCLEAAIERRVSDGLKLELCTTDRVGLLSNVTRIFRENSLSVTRAEVATKAGKAINTFYVRDSSGNPVDAKIIDYIRQVIGQTILQVKGSSEYSNSPAQESPTRFLFGGLFKSRSFVNFGIVRQ; encoded by the exons ATGG ATGCTGATTTGAGTTCTTCTTGGGATATGGATGATGAATATGAGAAATTAATTAAGAGAATGAATCCACCCAG TGTTGTAATGGATAATGAAGCTTGCAAGAACGCGACCGTTATTCGG GTGGATAGTGCAAACAAACATGGAATACTTCTGGATGTTGTTCAAGTTCTTACTGATCTTAACCTTATCATAACGAAAGCTTATATCTCTTCTGATGGAGGATGGTTTATGGATG TTTTTAATGTAACTGATCAAGATGGGAACAAGCTTCAAGATGAAGGAATACTTGATTATATTCGTAAG TCTCTTGGAGCTGATTCGGATTTTATACCAACGCGTAATAGATCGGTTGGAGTTGAATCCGTAACTGACCACACTGCAATCGAGTTGACGGGGAATGATCGGCCGGGGCTACTATCCGAAGTCAGTGCAGTACTCACTGACCTGAAATGTAATGTTGTGAGTGCTGAAGTCTGGACTCATAACACAAGAGCTGCAGCTGTTGTGCGCGTAACTGATGAGTCGAGCGGGTCTGCCATAACCGATCCGCACAGACTCTTGAGGATCAAACAACTTTTATGTAATGTGCTTAGGGGAAATAATAAAATCCGGGAAGCGAAAACTGTGATTTCTAATGTGGAAATCAACACTGATAGAAGACTTCACCAGATGATGTTTGCTGATAGGGATTATGAACGAGCGGATGATTATATACAAAAGAGGCCTAGTGTTACGGTTGTGAATTGGTGCGATAAAGACTACTCTGTGGTTACCATAAGGTGCAAGGATAGGCCTAAGCTTCTTTTCGATACGGTTTGCACTTTGACTGATATGAAATATGTAGTTTTTCATGCTAATGTTGATGCTGAGCAGCCAGAAGCTTATCAG GAATACTGCATCAGGCAGTTGGATGGTTTTCCTGTTAATTCAGAAGCAGAAAGGCAAAGGCTGATTCAGTGTTTAGAAGCAGCAATAGAGAGAAGAGTATCTGAT GGATTGAAGCTAGAGCTGTGTACAACTGATAGGGTTGGGTTGCTATCTAATGTCACCCGAATCTTCAGAGAGAACAGCTTATCTGTAACAAGAGCGGAAGTGGCTACCAAAGCAGGCAAAGCCATCAACACTTTTTATGTCCGAGATTCATCTGGAAATCCTGTTGATGCCAAGATAATTGATTACATTAGGCAAGTGATTGGTCAGACAATTCTGCAAGTGAAAGGCAGCTCTGAGTATTCCAATTCTCCTGCACAAGAGTCTCCTACCCGGTTTCTCTTTGGCGGTCTCTTCAAGTCAAGGTCCTTCGTTAATTTTGGAATAGTTAGACAGTGA
- the LOC113281862 gene encoding uncharacterized protein LOC113281862, which translates to MSGGQSQPRTQLGRIPRTYKGKGKVKIENVVIIDLETDEVHTATVGGVPESSNPEDWNAMLKGGKIQRRSVISIDDDDDGDDGYFNPGNNDKAGAGSSGNDNCNEKKTNWKETYYQKKNLSRNHSTSYPIFESDSSSDSDSSECEVMEGSIGKIREQWEKAASTKNMYGDIRRGQTGLEDRASTTDSSSDTEIHYKGKAAAGPHRELPTCSSSSSSPIGDDIHIDPFCDQDENHSTDDSAQNADLPWWRKSRLTNKGTPGRDCFQVKEEKNPAESYDIQAQPRKKACFNYRNARFPSKEDTSHYGPQLNKTELSQDSVYIWDEDEGIFREPSKRRIEQSSDEVVVNNGATCSERKDELSSDKAVVNNVATCSWWNDEPIPYGREKYKETDEHKRAMAEEWASRKEQLQIQSQEAKKLRKRRRAKKLRILDVESRQKKRVEELREIMTKAEENIDLKERIRVEIRNKLDKLEMQCTDMAALLRRLDIHIEGGPNPLPREVHAAYRKALLRFHPDRASRADIRQQVEAEEKFKLISKSKEKLLKTS; encoded by the exons ATGTCTGGTGGTCAATCTCAACCAAGAACTCAGCTTGGGAGGATCCCACGCACATATAAAGGGAAAGGGAAAGTGAAAATCGAAAATGTAGTCATAATTGATCTAGAAACTGATGAGGTGCATACTGCCACAGTTGGTGGCGTACCAGAATCTTCCAATCCCGAGGATTGGAATGCAATGCTGAAAGGCGGCAAAATACAACGTAGGAGTGTGATTAGCATTGATGACgacgatgatggtgatgatggataTTTCAACCCTGGAAATAATGATAAAGCTGGTGCTGGAAGTTCAGGTAATGATAACTGCAATGAAAAGAAGACCAATTGGAAGGAAACTTACTACCAAAAGAAGAACCTCTCCAGAAACCATTCTACCTCATATCCCATTTTTGAGAGTGATTCATCATCTGATAGTGACTCTTCCGAATGTGAGGTTATGGAAGGGTCTATTGGAAAAATCCGCGAGCAGTGGGAAAAAGCTGCTTCCACAAAAAATATGTATGGGGACATTAGAAGAGGCCAGACTGGATTGGAGGACCGAGCTAGTACTACTGACTCGAGCAGTGACACTGAAATACATTACAAGGGAAAAGCTGCAGCTGGACCTCATAGAGAATTACCAACTTGTTCCAGTTCCAGCAGTTCTCCAATTGGTGATGACATTCACATAGACCCTTTCTGTGATCAGGATGAAAACCATTCTACTGATGATTCAGCCCAAAATGCTGACCTTCCTTGGTGGCGCAAGTCCCGATTGACAAATAAGGGTACTCCTGGGAGAGATTGTTTTCaggtaaaagaggaaaaaaatcCTGCAGAATCCTACGATATTCAAGCCCAGCCAAGGAAGAAAGCATGCTTTAATTATAGGAATGCCAGGTTTCCTTCTAAAGAAGATACTTCTCACTATGGCCCTCAGTTGAACAAAACGGAGCTTAGCCAGGACAGTGTATATATATGGGATGAAGATGAAGGAATTTTCCGAGAACCTTCTAAACGGCGTATTGAACAGTCAAGTGATGAAGTAGTTGTCAACAACGGTGCAACTTGTTCTGAGCGCAAAGACGAACTCTCAAGTGATAAAGCAGTTGTTAACAATGTTGCAACTTGTTCTTGGTGGAATGACGAACCTATTCCTTATGGAAGAGAGAAATATAAGGAGACGGATGAGCATAAGCGTGCGATGGCAGAAGAATGGGCATCCAGGAAGGAACAGTTACAAATTCAG TCACAAGAGGCAAAAAAGTTGAGGAAGAGAAGAAGAGCGAAAAAACTTCGGATATTAGATGTGGAAAGTAGGCAGAAAAAGCGGGTGGAAGAATTAAGAGAAATCATGACAAAG GCTGAGGAAAATATCGACTTAAAAGAGAGAATTCGCGTTGAAATAAGGAATAAACTCGATAAGCTGGAAATGCAGTGTACTGATATGGCAGCACTACTTCGTAGATTGGACATCCATATAGAAGGTGGCCCCAACCCGCTGCCCCGTGAG GTACATGCAGCTTACAGGAAAGCCTTACTGAGATTCCATCCTGATAGAGCATCAAGAGCAGATATTCGTCAGCAAGTTGAGGCAGAGGAGAAATTTAAGCTTATTTCCAAGTCAAAGGAGAAGCTCCTTAAAACTTCATGA